ctagttgttgcagcctcgttgcggttattattgccattgttgacgttgctttgttgttggataggacagagagaaatggagagaggaggggaagacagagagaaaggggagagaaagatagacacctgcagacctgcttcaccacccgtgaagcgactcccctgcaggtgaggagccgggggtcataaaaaagttttttgggaggccggtagcgcagcaggttaagcgcatgtggtgcaaagcgcaagggtcctggttggagcccccggagtcacttcacaggtggtgaagcaggtctgcaggtgtctatctttctctccccctctccgccttcccctcctctctccatttctctctgccctatctaacaatgacaacatcaacaacaataaaacaacaagggcaacaaaaagggaataaattaaatatttttttttaagtttttttaaaaaggttttatctattaatgagaaagagagcgatagaaccagatatcactctggtacatgtgctgtcagggactgaacttgggagttCATActtaagagttcaatgctttacccactgtatcAGCCACTTCCTAGACCACAATATAacagtagtttttttgtttgtttgtttgtttttccccacgAGAAACCTACTCAGTTCTGACTTGTGGTAGtgtaaggaattgaacctgagactttagagtctcaggcatgaaagtcttttgcatatctattatgctatctccctgctaccccaaataaatatgaaagaaaaaaagctgtTCCAAGTTCCAGACTGAATGTGTTGGGGCCAAGTcctgtttctctttatttctttattttttatttaagaaaggataaattaacaaaaccatagggtaggaggggtataactccacacaattcccaccacccaatctccgtgtcccatcccctcccctgatagctttcccattctctatccctctgggagcatgaacccagggtcgttgtgggttgcagaagatagaaggtctggcttctgtaattgcttccccgctgaacatggatgttgactggtcgatccatactcccagtctgcctctctctttccctagtagggtgggtctctgcggaagtggagctccaggacacattggtggggtcttcagtccagggaagcctggccagcatcctgatggcatctggaacctggtggctgaaaagaaagttaagatacaatgccaaacaaattgttgagcaatcatggacccaaagcttggaatagtggagaaggaagtgttagggggttactcactgcaaactctagtgtacttctgctttcaggtatatattttgcactagtttatggatacatgtgaacatatgctctctctcacagaacctggtctatatctaggttttgggactttgttagaaagtgaaccacctgggatggaattagagaatgctatcttcttctagcgtttgcccttcttccgtagccagtcaacagcgtcaggttgagcctgatgtaaagtttcgagacctcctttgaatctggagaggtggcagtcgttgactatgtgggtcatagtctgtctgtagccgcaggggcagtttgggtcgtctctggctccccagcgatggaacatagcggcacactggccatggcctgttcgatagcgattgaggagggcccgatcataacgtgctaggtcaaagccgggttgacgcttgcaggggtctgtgatgaatgctatgaaaggaaaggtctcacccgagtaatgaagctgaagggttgtcattccacacgtgcagtctctggacacagtctgagctgaagcatgttgaggtggcaatcgttgtgttcattaggttgcgatcggcagatgcaatattatttgatatggattgggagaggcatgcgggaaagtgggccctatcctaagcttccaggactgggggaaatataggctctatagtggagatgtgaggttcctgcagtcttagggttcaaaaagtcaatggatagttaatgttatcatcacattatttggtaattgggttaactttgaaaagtccttttgttagggtttgctgtatagtacccagtatcttgtatatagctgtgccattggttgcttctgatctacttggtctaggcttttgagagagtccgcatatcaaatacacagcctatatattaaaaagactcagtctgtgttttaaaaactttgagacatacaattaattttccccctctcatattaattagtgatttatatgactacactttactaggagtgtacataaacaccattctcaccaaaagactgtgtcccatcccacccacccacccccaccctccactggcccaggaagctgcatgtctacccctcaccacagggtttttactttggtgccctactttcaatttaatcagatcctgctttaagtttccctttcagatcttctttctcaacttctgttgatgagtgggatcatcccatactcatctttatctttctgacttagctcacttaacataattccttctagctctgttcaagatgggtcagagaaggtgggttcattgttcttgatagctatatagtattccgttgtgtatatataccacagctttctcagccactcatctgttgttgggcacctgggttgcttccaggttttaactattatgaattgtgctgctatgaacataggagtacacacctctttttggttgggtgttatggagtccttggggtataaccccaggagaggaattactggatcatatggaaggtccatgtctagccttgtgagagttctccagactgctctccacagaggctggaccaatttacattcccaccagcaatgcaaaagggttcctctgtccccacagcctctccagcatttgttgctgctgtcctttttgatgtatgccattctcacaggagtgaggtggtatctcaatgttgtcttaatttgcatttctctgacaatcagtgacctagagcagtctttcatatgtttgttagtcttttggatctcctctgaggtgaatgttttgttcatatcctctgcccatttttggatggggtcatttgcttttttgttgctaagtttgctgagctctttatatattttggtgattagtttcttgtctgatgtatggcatgtgaagatcttctccctttctgtgaggggtctctttgtttgtttaatagtttctttggatgtgcagaagcttttcaatttgatgtagtcccattggtttgtttctgctttagtctttcttgcaattgggtttatttcatcaaagatgtccttgaggtgtaggtgggaaatgttttcctctaagtatttgattgtttctggtctaacatccaggtctttgatccacttgaagttgatttttgtttctggtgagataaagtggttcaatttcattcttctgcatgttacaacccagttttcccagcactatttattgaagagagtctccttcttccatttaatgctttgggcccccttatcaaagattagatgtccataggtgtggggtctcgTTATTTCTATCACATATTCATCTTCATAAAGTTTGGCCAAAAatatatctaataaaatgaattaTAAATGTCATTGTCTCTTCCTTTTAGGAAATTAATTTGATGGCTATAAATAAGTCATCACTCTCACTGGAATCCAGTGAAAGTGACTCTGAGGAACTGCCAACTTTTACCTTTCTGAAGAAGGAACTATCTTTGACAAAGAAAGAGGAACATCTTAAGGAAAAAATTGTAGTGGTTGACACCTCATATTCTGAGGCCTCCTGCCCTCCATTGCCACAACTGAGAGATAAACTAACTGTCCTAGATACATCTGAAACTGTCACGCAAACAGAACCAGTCAAGGTTCTGAGTAGTGGAagtgaggatgaggaggaaatTGTCCCTTTGGCTGAGAGACTTACATGTAAGTTTTTGACCTACAAGCAACTAAGCCCTAAGGATTCTAGctccccaattaaaaatatttgtgaTCGTCCAGATAATGAAGAAGCAGCAAGTGACTGGAAAAAACAGCCCTTCTCAAAGATCCCTGATGATCCCCTCCAGGATATATCAAAGAAGCATGCACCTAATAAACCGTCTGTACTAGATGATCCATGCCAGCATCTTGTTCAGAACAATCGCTTGACAGTAACCAGAACAAATACTGAGGTCTCCCCACTTCAGAAGAGAACCAAACACAGTGGGAAGGTCCAGAGGAGAGGCTTACAGGGATGCCAGCAGCGGAGACGAGAGAGGCAAAAGGAGAACACCATAAgacaagaggaaaagaaaaagaaggcagcACTAGTTAACAGGCTGAAAGCGCAGAGGCCAGAGGAATGCTTGAAACACATTGTTGTGGTACTCGATCCAGGTCCTCCTCACATCTGTCTTTAGCCTGTGCTGAGTTATCTGCTTTCTGGGCCACCCACTGATAGCCCCTTTCTCATCTGTTGCAGTGCTTTTACAGATGGAAGGTGGGGGCCAGCTCCTTGGAGCCCTGCAGTCCATGGAGTACTGCTGTGTGATTGAGGTGCAAGCCGTGCCTCACAGCATCACTTGGAGAAGAACTCAGCTGGCTGAGGTAAGAGTTCTCTGACTGATCTCCCTCATCTTAGTCATAGGATAaatatgcttttattttaaaagatgtttatttagcCAGAGCCTTAGCAGGAGAACAGGTGGCAGGCACACTCAACTTAGGATAATTTGAAAAGGACTTAACAAGGGACTCCTTTCCAAGTTGTAGGCAGGGTACAAGGGAACAAAGGA
Above is a window of Erinaceus europaeus chromosome 12, mEriEur2.1, whole genome shotgun sequence DNA encoding:
- the EME1 gene encoding crossover junction endonuclease EME1 isoform X1, giving the protein MAINKSSLSLESSESDSEELPTFTFLKKELSLTKKEEHLKEKIVVVDTSYSEASCPPLPQLRDKLTVLDTSETVTQTEPVKVLSSGSEDEEEIVPLAERLTCKFLTYKQLSPKDSSSPIKNICDRPDNEEAASDWKKQPFSKIPDDPLQDISKKHAPNKPSVLDDPCQHLVQNNRLTVTRTNTEVSPLQKRTKHSGKVQRRGLQGCQQRRRERQKENTIRQEEKKKKAALVNRLKAQRPEECLKHIVVVLDPVLLQMEGGGQLLGALQSMEYCCVIEVQAVPHSITWRRTQLAEEEKESWVEEPMVLVLLLAEALVPMIYNFKQESIGGTKEGKETLRSFVTDIIARTAGKTLSLVIVDQEKCLSTLNPPKKRRQGVAGRQHATEKKKRQPETNIRPVVTRVDVEEALVDLQLHTEVQARIVQSWKELADLACSFTKAVAEAPFKKLRDQTGFSFCLESDWAGGAKVDCTGRGLAMVWRRHIQQLNRVSLEMASAIVDAYPSPQLLLQAYRKCLSDQERQNLLTDIKVRRGEGVTATSRRVGPELSRRVYLQMTSLQPDLSLDSAD
- the EME1 gene encoding crossover junction endonuclease EME1 isoform X2 → MAINKSSLSLESSESDSEELPTFTFLKKELSLTKKEEHLKEKIVVVDTSYSEASCPPLPQLRDKLTVLDTSETVTQTEPVKVLSSGSEDEEEIVPLAERLTCKFLTYKQLSPKDSSSPIKNICDRPDNEEAASDWKKQPFSKIPDDPLQDISKKHAPNKPSVLDDPCQHLVQNNRLTVTRTNTEVSPLQKRTKHSGKVQRRGLQGCQQRRRERQKENTIRQEEKKKKAALVNRLKAQRPEECLKHIVVVLDPVLLQMEGGGQLLGALQSMEYCCVIEVQAVPHSITWRRTQLAEEEKESWVEEPMVLVLLLAEALVPMIYNFKQESIGGTKEGKETLRSFVTDIIARTAGKTLSLVIVDQEKCLSTLNPPKKRRQGVAGRQHATEKKKRQPETNIRPVVTRVDVEEALVDLQLHTEVQARIVQSWKELADLACSFTKAVAEAPFKKLRDQTGFSFCLESDWAGGAKVDCTGRGLAMVWRRHIQQLNRVSLEMASAIVDAYPSPQLLLQIKNARICLQT
- the EME1 gene encoding crossover junction endonuclease EME1 isoform X3; amino-acid sequence: MAINKSSLSLESSESDSEELPTFTFLKKELSLTKKEEHLKEKIVVVDTSYSEASCPPLPQLRDKLTVLDTSETVTQTEPVKVLSSGSEDEEEIVPLAERLTCKFLTYKQLSPKDSSSPIKNICDRPDNEEAASDWKKQPFSKIPDDPLQDISKKHAPNKPSVLDDPCQHLVQNNRLTVTRTNTEVSPLQKRTKHSGKVQRRGLQGCQQRRRERQKENTIRQEEKKKKAALVNRLKAQRPEECLKHIVVVLDPVLLQMEGGGQLLGALQSMEYCCVIEVQAVPHSITWRRTQLAEEEKESWVEEPMVLVLLLAEALVPMIYNFKQESIGGTKEGKETLRSFVTDIIARTAGKTLSLVIVDQEKCLSTLNPPKKRRQGVAGRQHATEKKKRQPETNIRPVVTRVDVEEALVDLQLHTEVQARIVQSWKELADLACSFTKAVAEAPFKSRTPESAYRHKGASWGRCDSHLPPCWTGAL
- the EME1 gene encoding crossover junction endonuclease EME1 isoform X4 is translated as MAINKSSLSLESSESDSEELPTFTFLKKELSLTKKEEHLKEKIVVVDTSYSEASCPPLPQLRDKLTVLDTSETVTQTEPVKVLSSGSEDEEEIVPLAERLTCKFLTYKQLSPKDSSSPIKNICDRPDNEEAASDWKKQPFSKIPDDPLQDISKKHAPNKPSVLDDPCQHLVQNNRLTVTRTNTEVSPLQKRTKHSGKVQRRGLQGCQQRRRERQKENTIRQEEKKKKAALVNRLKAQRPEECLKHIVVVLDPVLLQMEGGGQLLGALQSMEYCCVIEVQAVPHSITWRRTQLAEEEKESWVEEPMVLVLLLAEALVPMIYNFKQESIGGTKEGKETLRSFVTDIIARTAGKTLSLVIVDQEKCLSTLNPPKKRRQGVAGRQHATEKKKRQPETNIRPVVTRVDVEEALVDLQLHTEVQARIVQSWKELADLACSFTKAVAEAPFKKSENPELDSRLCVRACIIG